In a single window of the Balaenoptera acutorostrata chromosome 3, mBalAcu1.1, whole genome shotgun sequence genome:
- the CIPC gene encoding CLOCK-interacting pacemaker: MERKNPSREGSRRLSAKLSKGPEMKKVSRQLGMAAAESDKDSGFSDGSSECLSSAEQMESEDMLSALGWSREDRPRPSAKPASGAFPTLAPMVVMKNVLVKQGGSSPQLQSWSVQPSFEVISAQPQLLFLHPPVPSPVSPCHAAEKKSDSRNYLPILNSYTKIAPHPGKRGLSLSPEERGEGGMQKKICPERLGPSLSSSESTKTGAGPSGPPTPAPPSTKLAEDSALQGVPCLVAGGSPQTLQPVSSSHVAKAPSLTFASPASPVCASDSTLHGMESNSPLSPLSASYSSPLWAAEHLCRSPDSFSEQQQSKHRRFQNTLVVLHKSGLLEITLKTKELIRQNQATQVELDQLKEQTRLFIEAAKSKAPQAWAKLQASLTSGSGHTGSDLEAFSDQPDI; the protein is encoded by the exons ATGGAGAGGAAGAACCCATCCAGAGAGGGCTCTAGAAGGCTCTCAGCCAAACTAAGCAAAGGCCCAGAGATGAAAAAAGTGTCTCGTCAACTCGGCATGGCAGCTGCTGAATCAGATAAGGACTCTGGATTTTCAG ATGGGAGCTCTGAATGCCTGAGCTCGGCAGAGCAGATGGAGTCTGAGGACATGCTGAGCGCCTTAGGCTGGAGCCGAGAAGACAGGCCAAGGCCGAGCGCCAAGCCTGCGAGCGGTGCCTTCCCAACACTGGCCCCCATGGTTGTCATGAAGAACGTGCTGGTCAAACAG gGCGGCAGCTCGCCGCAGCTCCAGTCGTGGTCTGTGCAGCCCTCCTTTGAAGTGATCTCAGCACAGCCCCAGCTCTTATTCCTTCATCCACCCGTACCGTCTCCTGTCAGCCCGTGTCACGCTGCTGAGAAAAAGTCGGACTCCAGGAACTACTTGCCCATTCTCAACTCTTACACCAAAATAGCCCCACACCCAGGCAAAAGGGGCCTTTCCCTCAGcccagaagaaagaggagaaggtggAATGCAGAAGAAGATCTGTCCTGAGAGACTTGGGCCAAGCCTGTCTTCTAGTGAGTCGACCAAGACTGGTGCTGGCCCATCCGGGCCCCCGACTCCAGCGCCCCCCAGCACCAAGCTTGCCGAGGACTCAGCTCTTCAGGGTGTGCCCTGCCTGGTGGCAGGTGGAAGTCCACAGACGCTTCAGCCAGTGTCCAGCAGCCATGTGGCTAAAGCTCCCAGCCTGACCTTTGCTTCCCCCGCCAGCCCTGTCTGTGCGTCAGACAGTACCCTGCATGGGATGGAGAGCAACTCCCCGCTGTCCCCGCTGTCAGCTAGTTACAGCTCCCCTCTGTGGGCTGCAGAGCACCTCTGCCGCAGTCCAGATAGCTTTTCAGAGCAGCAGCAGAGCAAGCACAGGCGCTTTCAGAATACCCTAGTAGTCCTACACAAATCTGGTTTGCTGGAGATCACTTTGAAAACCAAGGAGTTGATTCGTCAGAACCAGGCAACTCAGGTGGAACTAGACCAGCTAAAGGAGCAGACCCGGCTATTTATCGAGGCCGCCAAGAGCAAGGCTCCTCAGGCTTGGGCCAAGCTGCAGGCGTCTTTGACATCAGGGTCAGGTCATACTGGCAGTGACCTAGAAGCATTCTCCGATCAGCCAGACATATAA